The Kineothrix sp. IPX-CK genomic interval GCTTAACCTCACGGTGGTAGCTTTGGGTAGAATCCAGAAGCAGCAGCGTATGGCCTGTGGGGGCGGTATCAATGACAACAACCTCGTTTTCGGCCCGATCTACAATCTCGGCAAAGGCGCGGAACACAGCAATTTCCTGTGTGCAGGGAGAGCGCAAATCTTCCTCCACATAGGCAACATCATCTTCCGACATGGTTTTCCGCGCTTTTTTCAGCACTTCCTCCTGGTAACGCCGGAGTTCTTCCTTTTCGTCAATATGGCTCATGGTGATGCCGCTGGTTTCGTCCATGACAAACTTTAGATGGGCGGCGGGGTCGGTGGTTGTCAGATGTACCTTTTTCCCTTTGGCCGACAGGCCGAGCGCGATGGCAGCGGCAATCGTCGTTTTTCCAACGCCGCCCTTGCCCATCGTGAAAATCACCTTTTTTCCGCTTGCGTCCAAATCGTCAATGACCTTGCGGAGCGTCGGAATGTCGGTGGTATGCAGGGTTTCGCCGCTTAGGGTAAAGCTGTCTTTTTGGAGCAGATTGCGGACGTTTTCCATGCCGGTGATGTTATAGGCGCGCAACGGCACAAAATAGGTGGCTGTGTCCTTCAGTTCGGCAGGCATATCGGCAAGCGCCTTTTGTTGTTTGGCGTACAGGCTCTCCGATATACCGTCGTCAAAAGCCGAAAGTACGCCGTTGATAATCAAAAGTTGATTGTGCACGCCCAAATCGGCAAGCTCTTTTGAAGCACGCTCTGCCTCTTTGAGCGGAGAGCCTTCGGGCCGGGATACAAGGACAAGGGTAGTCAATTTACCGTCTGCCAAAGTAGCCACCGCTTGTTTATACATTTCCTTTTTATCTTCGAGGCCCGAAAGCTGTCCCAGGCAAGACGCCCCATGTGTGCTTTCGCTGATAAAATTACTCCATGCGCTGGGCAGTTGCAGCATCCGCAGAGTGTGGCCAGTGGGGGCGGTATCAAAGATAATGTGGTCGTATTCCCTTGCGGCAGCTTCGTCCGTAATAAAGTTCGTAAACTCATTGAAAGCGGCAATCTCAACCGTGCAGGAGCCGGAAAGCTGTTCCTCCATGTTTATGATAACGGATTCCGGTAGCTTGCCGCGATAGGGTGCGACAACACTTTCCCTATACTGCGCCGCCGCCTGTATCGGGTCGAGGTTGGCGACCACAAGCCCCGGCACTTCCGCAATCGGCACACCGCTGCTATCTAGTTCGGTGCTGAACACATCCTGCAAGTTGGAAGCGGGATCGGTGCTGACAAGCAGCACCTTTTTCCCGTTGTCGGCAAGGGTGACAGCGGTGGCGCAGGCGATAGAGGTTTTCCCAACGCCGCCCTTGCCGGTATAGAACAGGTATTTTGTGAGGTTTAGATGTTGCAAGTCAAATTGTTTCATTGGCAGCAGCCCTCTGCGCAGCAGCACCCGCCATCCGACTTTTTCGTTTCAATCGCTTCCAGATACGAGGCCGGGATCTCCAGCCATGCCGCAATTTCCTCATTGGTCGGGTACGCCTTTGTCTTAACAATTTTTCCGTCAATGACTGTGGCAGGCAAAGACCCTACACCATCTCCCATGATGAGTTTGTTGATGTCGGTATTGTTGATGAACGCCTGTGGGGCGCTGTTCAAGTTAAAACGGGAAGCGGTAATGCCGTTCTTTTGCAGGTTATGAAATACCGTAGAAATGCGGAGCAGTTCGGGATCGACGCCGACGCCGCAGATGCCGGTCTCACAGCACATGGCCGGTTCGTAAATAGACATTGTTTTCATAGAAAAATCACTCCTTAAATTGGTATAGATAAAATCAATAACTAGCTGCTTTCTGCAGGAAACCACTTCTTTGTGTTATTGGCAATCTTAACAAGTATCAGCATGACAGGCACTTCGGTCAGCACACCGACAATGGTAGCCAACGCTACGGGCGATTGTGCGCCAAACAGGGCGATGGCAACCGCAACCGCAAGCTCAAAGAAGTTTGACGCGCCAATCATTCCGGCAGGGGCGGCAATGTTATGCGGCAGTTTGAGTGCCTTGCTTGCCAAGTATGCGATAAAGAAAATCAGAAAGGTCTGAATAATCAGTGGCACGGCAATCAAAACGATGTGCAGCGGGTTTTCTAAAATGACATTGCCTTGAAATGAAAAAATGATAATCAGCGTCAAAAGCAGGCCCACGACGGTGATGTTGTTCCATTTCGGTAGGAACGTATGATTGAAGTAATCTGCGCCTTTGTGTTTGATAAGCTGCGTCCTCGTGATGATGCCCGCCGTAAGCGGGATGACAACGAAAAGTACAACTGATAACAGGAGTGTATCCCATGGAATAGAAATACCGCTCACGCCGAGCAGGAATGCGACAATCGGGGTAAAGGCCATAAGGATAATTAAATCATTGGTCGCAACTTGCACCACCGTATAAGCGGGGTCGCCCTTTGTCAAGTGGCTCCACACAAATACCATCGCCGTACAGGGGGCAGCCCCGAGCAGGATGGCCCCGGCCAGATAGTCCTTTGCCAAGTCCGCTGGAATGAGTGTTTTGAATATTGCAAAGAAAAAAAGGCTTGCAATGCCGAACATGGTAAAGGGCTTAATCAGCCAGTTTGTTACCCACGTTACAAAAAGTCCCTTAGGATTTTTGCCCACATTCTTAATGCTCTTGAAATCCACCTTGAGCATCATTGGGAAAATCATCAGCCATATCAAAATGGCAATGGGGACAGACACCTGTGCGTACTCAAATCGGCCTAAGAAGGACGGGATAACAGGTAGAAATTTACCGATCAGAATACCCGCCGCCATACAAAGCAGCACCCATACTGTCAAATACCTTTCAAAAAAGCCGATGCCTTGATTTTGCTTACCCTTTTCCACAGGTGCATTCCCCCTCTTTACAAATACAATCTTCTTTGTCGGTAGTGATGGAGTTCAAAAAGTTTTTCAAGTCCTGTGCTTTGTCGTTGTTCAGAGAATAATGCGTCCACTTGCCTTCCTTACGCCCACTCACTAAACCGCAATCGCAGAGGATTTTCATGTGGTGGGATAAGGTCGGCTGTGTAATATGGAACTTCTCTAAAATCTTGCAGGCACAAAGCTCACCACAGGATAGCATATCCACGATCATAAGCCTGTTTGTGTCCGCAAGGGCTTTGAATAGCCCAACATTTTCGGCATATTTATTGCCCAATTAAATCACCTCACATAGATAATTGTCTATGTGTATTATATGCCGATACATAGATAATTGTCAATGTATTTTGTGATTTTTATGAAAATTAAGAAAAGTGGCGATATAGCAATTCAAATTATAATAAGTTTGCCGTATTTTTTAACAGAAACAACTTGGAAATACCTTTATTTTCGCCCTTTTTAGGGAGCGAAGCGACCACGCCCCCACCGCTTGCCGGTGGGGGCTACTTAATGCCAAAATCTTAGATTTTGGAGTTAAGGCAGGAATAGGCGAATGTCCCATTCGCCGGGAAACAGCTTGTAGCCAAAGGCTACAACGACATTAAACATATATTGCCGACAGTAAAAGGACTGTCGGCTGTTTTTATGCCATTTCTCAGAAATGAGGTGAGTTTTTGAAACAAGAACCGACAATCCAACTCTGTGTGAAAGTGCCTGCCCATACCGCCGAACAAATCAAAAAACTGGCGGCCGCAAACAATATCGGAGTTGCCGAACAGCTACGGCAGTTTATCGAAAGAGGGCTGTCCGTGGAGGGCTATAGCCAGAACATTGATTTTATCGCCAGCATCATCCGGCAGGAGCTCATGGCAGTTTACCATCTTGAGGACATCAAGGCGGTTGTGGAGCAGCAGACAAACCGCATTGCCAAAATGCACATGAAGTCCGGCAAAATTGATGCCGCTGCCTTTTTCCTGCTGATTAAGGTTTTAATGAACATTGCCCATGAGGGTACGGAGGATCAGTTTGACCAAATGCTGAACGAGGCCGTCACGCTGGGCGTTGACTATATGCAGAAAAAGGATTTTCAAATCAACAGCTTTTTGCAGGACACAGATAATCTGCGCAGGCTTGCGGATAAGCTGTGATTAAGAAATGGAGGCATTTATGACACAGGCAAACCGATACAAAGAACTTGCCGCACTGACAAAGCGGGCTGACAATCTCGACCCCGCTTATCATGCGGCTTTTTATCTGCTGTCCTATGACCCGGAGCTTTACGAAACCGCCCGCAGATTTGTCAACGTGGACGGCATCGGCTTCACCGGCATGAAACGGGCAACCCGTGACTATGACGAGCGCACACGCTTTGTCGTTGACATTGCCCACAACCTGTTTTCCTACAACAGCCCTTGCAAGGCTACTCCCTTTGAAATCTCACGGCTGGGCTATCCCTACTTGGAAATGGTGTGCAATTCCTTTTATATTGCTACCGGGGAGGTTAAGGTTGTTTTGGAGCCGGGACGGAACGGACAGCTTGGAATCAAGCTGGATGACAGCCATTATCAGCAAAGCAAGCATATCCAGCAGCAATTTGAGCAGTTTCAAAAGACCATGACTGCGGACATGGTGCAGGACGAGGCCACAGAGCCGGAAAGGTAAGGTGAATTTATTATGATTACAGGAGTTATCCGTTATCAGGGCGGTACGCTGGTGGTGGAGCTGCCCTGCGGAGCTTATGAGCTGGCGGAGCATTTGGGCAGTATCGGCATCCGTTCCCCGGCTTCGGAGATTTTAGCCCATGGCACGCAACAAGTTGAGGTAAAGCTGGCAGCCGGTGAACCGATTGGAGCATTGATTCTTGCCAACCTCCGGGACAGCGATACTCTCTCCGGCGTGAACCTTGCTTGTCAGGAGGTGAACCGTATCTGTCCCTTTGGGTATGAGGAATTTTTGGATATGCTCGAACCCGATCCGCAAGCCGGTTTTAACCGCTATGCGTTTTATAAGCCCTATGAAACTCTGCCGCCCAGCACCGCAGGGGGCATGAAATTCATTTTGGAGGAAAGCAGGCGGTATCACTCCACAATGGAAAATTACCGCACTGTTTGCGAAGCGGAGGCCGCGGAGGACGACCGCAATATCAGGGAAGTAAACCGGATGTTGGAGTCCGGCGAGGATGAATGGGAACGCTGACGGGAGGTGATGGGCAATCTCCCTTTTAGTCTATAAGCAGAGATTCAAAAATCCCAATTATAAAAGTACGGCTGGTAAGAATTATGCCCATGTGCGCTATATCGCCACCCGTCCGAGGGTTGCCAAAAATGAGGGCATGAACCATGGGCTGTTCGGGAAGCTCTCCCCTGGTCCCGTTACCGAGTTTGAGGACTGGCGTGATGCGGCAAGGCTGGTCTTTGCCAATTCCAAAAAGCATATCACCATGTACCGCAGCGTGATTTCGTTTGACGAGGAAACAGCCGCCGAACTGAACCTGACCGACCAAAAGGCATGGCAGAGGTATATTGAAAACCACATGATGACCATTGCCGAAAAAAACAATATCCGGCGTGAGCATTTGCAATGGGCGTGCGCACTCCACAAAGAAAAGCGCCACCCCCATATCCATGTGGTGTTTTGGGATACCTCGTCACGGGTCAAAAATCCCTTTACCCCGCCTGCCGTTCCCAATGCCATCAGAAAGCAGCTCATTAAAGATACCTTTGCCGAGCGCATCCGTGCCTATGGGGAGCAGAAAAACAAGTCCACCGCCGAACTGCGCAGTATCAGCAATGAACTGGTAGACGAGTTTGAACAGCATCTGCGGCGGCTGGGCAAGGATCAGTATAAGCGGCTCCGTGATGACTATGACGAGGAAAATGAGCTATCCGGCAGCTTTGATTTTGACGATGTGGTACTGAATGAAACCGCCGACCGTGTATTCCGTCTTAAATCCGCGCTCCCGCCCACCGGCCGCATTGCCTATCAGCTTCTGACACCGGAAATCAAGGCCGAGGTGGATAAGCTGGTGGCGTATCTTTTAGAGAATGTCCCTGCACTTAGGGAGCAGAAAGAAAGCTACATAGACAGCAAAATGAAAATGGCTCTGCTCTACGGCGGCAGTGACGAATACCTTGGCAGCCTGCGGAACCGCTTTGCCGGGGAAGCGGACAAAATTATTGCAAACCGTGTGCTGGGTATGGTAAAGACCTTGAACCGGCTGGACTATGAAATAAAGTCCGGGGAATACCAAAGCGCCCGCCGTTCCTACTTTGCCGAGCAGATGTTAATGGAGGCGCTGGATATGCTTTCCGGTCTGACCCGTGATAATGACAGCCGATTTGATGATTGGGAGAAGAAAAACGGCCGGGAGCTGTCAAAGGACGCGAAAAAGGAACTGTTTTTGAAGCTGCAGGATAAAGGCTATGAACATTAACCTTCAGGGAGGAATGTAAATTGAAAACGAGACAAGAATTTTTTGAGGACTTCTTTGCACGGCTGACCAAAATGGGTTTCCGTGTGGATAGCATTATGGAAAGCGATATAGCTGCCGAAGTCTATGATGAAAACTCCCTGTTCTGTGTGGTTACACAGGATGGGGAGCTTATTTTTGAAACCTATGGCGGCGATAAGGTCCGGGCTTTGGAACAGGCGGCCGGAGAAACCCGCACCGGCCTTTCCTGCTGTATGCAGCCGCCTTTTGCGGAAATGGAACGGACGGAAACGGTCCTGCTGACAGGCGGCTCCTATATCAAGGTGTTTGAAAGTGCGGGGGTGGTGCTCCTCTGCCGCCGCACGACGCTGTTTGGATATGAGTTTGTCACCTGTCAGAAAGCCATGCCGAAGCACAACACCAAACGCTTTTACAGGGAACATTTCTTCTACGACCCCGTACTGGCACAGGATGATTTTTTGGAGCGCAGCGGCTTAAAGATACCGGCGCCCCTTTCCTTTTCTCACGATGAACTCCGGGCGCTGGTGTCCTGCTGTGCAAGGTGCGTCATGCTGGATAATGAGATGGACGGCGGGCAGGAAAGCCGTATCCGTGAATTGATGGCAAGGATTGAAGAAAGCCTGCCGGGGCAGATTGACCTCACCCCCCGCCATTATTTTCAGAATGAAATGTAAGGAGAGTGCCTATGAAAACCAAAACCGAATTTTACCAAAGCTATTTTGAAACCCTGCAAAAGAAAGGGTTTACCGTACAGCCCTCCACTTCGCCGGACTATGTGGCGGATATTTATCACAGGGATAAGCTGATCGCCTTTTTCACCAAGAATGACATGCTGATGAAAAATCCCTTTGTGGAGGTGCAGGATAAGCTCATGGACAGGATACAGACCCTTGCCAAGTCCACAGCGGTGGCTTGCGGGATATGTTCGGATAAGCCCTTTGACGAGGAAACCGCCGTGAAGCTGCCCAACAACCTGTATAAAATCAATGAGCATAACGGCGTGGTTCTGGCCTGCAAGCATCATCCCCTGTTTGAATATGTGCTTTCCACCTACCGCTGTGATGAAAAGAAAAACCCGATTCAGCGCCAGTATTTCTATAACAAGGAGGATGCCTTTGAGAGCTTCGCCGCCAGAAGCGGCCTGATTGATGAAAAGCGGCTTTTTTCCGAAACGGATTTGAAGGTCATCTATGCGGGGCTGGTCAAAATGCGTACCATTGACAACGACATGACGCAGGATGATCTCAATTCCGTGGAACGGCTGGTGGATAAGATCGAGGACATTGTGCCGGAACTGCAAAAAAGAGAAAAGGCGCTGGACTTCTCCTGGCTCTTTGGCAGCATGGAACGGGGAATCGAAAGGGAATAAAAAAAGCGGCTGCCTTGTCAGGGCAGCCGGTTATTTTGCCATCAGCTTTGCGAAATGGAGAACCGCATCTGCTTTTTCTTGACTTAGCACACGGACACTTTCTACAAGCTCCCGTTCGTATGCAGTGGGGTACAGCACATCGTTACTTTCGTTATAAAATTCCGAAATTGTCGTGCCAAGGCGTTTCAACAGTTTTTCAAGAACCAGCACAGACGGCTGGCTTGTGCCTTTCTCAATTTTGCGGATATAATTTTCCGATATGTCAGTTTCCTTTGACAGCTTATAGACGCTAATGCCCCTTCCTGTTCGGAGCTGTTTGAATTTTTGAGCTAAATCCATCGTTATCCTCCCATATTCTATCCTTCTTTTATTATGCTATATAACACAACAAAATATAAGCTAACGATAGTGGTTGATTATACGGATATATAGTTGTATTATGTAGGTGTAGTTGAGCAACCCATCAGATAAGGAGAGTGATTTTATGAACCATCCAAGTGGAGAGTCGATTTGGGGCAATATCAATACTGCCCTTGAAATCGCACTGAATATTTATGTTATTGCAGCAACAGATGAAAACGGCATTGAGCGCGAGGGGATTATGGTCCCGAAAGATAAGGCCAAGGAGGTATTGTCGGACAAAGCCATTTCCATGGCAGAGCAGGATGGGGATTGGCTCTGCTACGGCGAGGACATCAAGGATGTTCCCATGTATGAAATGCTTCAGCGGCGTGTGGCTGCCTGCAAGCGCATGGAAGCCAAAGCGGTGGAGATGATGGAGGAAATCAGGCGTGACGGCAAACTGCGTCTGACCGATTATTTTGGCGAGTGCCCCCCGCCTGTCCAGCAAGGCAAAGACAGCCCCCTGCCCGTTCCGGTGAGAAACGGTATCTATTTCGTGCAGTCAGACGGACAGGATTTCTTTGCTGTCCATGAGGCGGTAGCCGATCATTTCATGTCTGATATGGCAGTAGCCTTTGGAACCCGTCAGGGCGAATATCTGCTTTACGATCTGACCACCGCCGCTGTCCCTCTTTTTGAACTGCGCCAGCTTTATGAGGAAGTGAGTGACCTGATTGTTTCCGAGGATAGCCTGCTGTCTACGCTGAACACAAACTTCAAAACCTATGTTTTGTACTATAACGAGCTGATTCAGGAGGAGGCGAAAATCCAGCCTGTCAGCGCCCCTGTCAGCTTGTTCTTACAAAAGCAGCTTGACCGGTCAGCCAGTGAGCCGGAACCCTCGGACTTCAAGGAAGATGCCGCAAAGGAGTCCCATGACCATGGTGAGGAAGCCGAGGACTTCGGCTACGAACCCTAAATTGGATATGTAAACAGAATCACGGCAACCGCCCCCCTACACCGTATTGATGGTGCAGGGGGCATTTTTTTGTCTTTCAGGAGGTGAACAACTTGAACATGGTGTATATCGCAAGTCCCCTGCACGGGGACTATAACACCAATATTAAAAATGCTGTGGAATATTGCCGCCTTGCCGGGGAGCAGGGTGTACTCCCCATTGCCCCTCACATCATTTTCAGCCAATGGTGCAATGATACCATTCCCGAACAGCGTGAACAGGGCTTACAGCTTGGCCTTGCCCTGCTGGAAAAATCCGATGAGCTATGGGTCATGGGAACCACATTCAGTCAAGGAATGCAAGGCGAGGTAACGTTTGCTATGGAGCATAAGATACCGATATTTTTCGTGACCCATCCCCATGACCCGGCGCACTATCCAATCAGTGCCGATGAAAACAGGCTTTTGACCTCGCTCGACTGTACCCCTGAAAGCAGGCAGGAAAGCTACGAGGGGCAGTTTGTGGTACTTCGGCATGAACATCTAAAACCGGAGTATCGGACATCCCGCAATCAGATATGGACTGTTACCCATGGCCCCGGCTGCCGCCCGGATTATGTCCATAGCGATACCATCCATCTAACACATCCCGTGGACGGGGATCGCATGGCGGTTGGACGCGGCGATGTATGGGGTGTTCCTGCGCCTGAAACGATAAACTGCATCAGGCAGACTTATCCAGAATTTGATACTGCTTTACAGCCAGCCGCAGAACCGGAGGGAGAGCTTTGCCGATGAAAAAAAAGGAAAAGCTCATTTTAGGCTCCATCATCATTGGCCTTGGCACAATTTTCAACCTGTTCTTTACTGCGGCTCTGCATGGGCTGCTGTCGCATCGGGTCCGTACCTTGACTTTACTCCCGTTATGGGATTGTATTGCAGGGCTGTTCACCCAGCGCCAGCAGCTTTTGTTGTTCTTATCCTTTGAGGGATTTCTGTGCCTATGCTGTGTCCTGTTCTGGGTGCAGAATAACCGACCCTACCAAAGTGAGCTTGTACAGGTAGCCGAGGACATTTTTACGCCTGCCCCGGTAGGACAGTATCAGCATGGCTCAGCCCGGTGGCTGCGGGAAGAAGAAAAAGGAAAGGTGTTTGGAACACAGATTATCCATCCGGCAAATCCCATCATCCGCAAGCTGCTGGACACCGGCTTTGATGATCTGCCCTTTGTGAAGAAAAGCGAAAATGAAGATATGCTTTTAGAGCAAGTGGAAACCGGGCAAGGTACGGCGGCACAGGACAAACCCGCCGCACCGCCTGTTCCTATAAATCCAAAGGAGGAAAAGGAGGAATTGATACAGGATGAGGGCTTTGAAACGGTGGATTATGACCTTGCGGCTGCGCATTTAACCAAGGAACAGCCGCAGGATACTCCGGCTGTCCCACAGGATAAACCGAAACAGGAGAAAGAAAAAGCAGACCCCTACAAGCTGTTTGATGAGGGCGGCATCGTGGTAGGTACGGAAAAAATCAGCAGTAAAGAGCTTGGGGAGCCGTCCGAGCGGCTCTACTACATTCCCGATGATACCCATACCCTGACCATCGGCGCTACCCGTTCCGGCAAGACCCGCTGCCTTGTCATCCAGTCCATCTGTATGCTGGGGCTTGCCGGGGAGAGTCAGATTATCAGTGACCCCAAGGCAGAATTGTTTCACTACACCTCCACATTCCTGAAAAAGTTGGGCTATGAGGTAATCTGTCTGGATTTTAAGAACCCTGAAAAAAGCACCCGGTATAATCTCCTTCAGCCGGTCATTGATGCGGTCAACAAGGGTGACATGGAGCGTGCGGAAATGTATGCGTGGGATATTACCAACATCCTTGTGGGCGATGATGTTTCCAACGAGAAGATTTGGGAAAACGGTGAGAAATCCACCATAGCGGCGGCGATTCTCTGTGTGGTGGCGGATAACAAAAAGCGGCCGGAGTATCAGAACCTGACCAATGTATACTGGTTTATTGCGGAAATGAGTAAATCCGTGGGCGGCAAAACCCCTATGAGCGAGTACATGAAGAAGCTGCCCAGCAGCCACCCGGCACGGGCGCTCATGTCTATTGCCGAGGTTGCGCCAAGCCGCACCAAGGGCAGCTTTGATACTTCGGCACTGACTACCCTGCGTCTGTTTACCAGCCGTTCGGTCTACGCTGTCACCCATAAGAGCGACTACAACATATCGGAGATCGGGCAGAAAAAGCAGGCGCTGTTTATGATTTTACCGGATGAAAAGACCACCTATTACCCCATTGCCAGTCTGATGGTATCCCAGCTCTATGAGCTGCTGGTCCGCCAATCCGATCAGCGGGGCGGCAGACTGGAACGGCGGGTCAACTTCGTGCTTGATGAATTCGGGAATTTTACAAAATTGAATGATTTTCCCAATAAATTGACCGTAGCGGGCGGACGCGGGTGCAGATTTAACCTCTATCTGCAATCCTTTGAACAACTTTCCCTAAAATATGACAAAGAAACGGCGGCTATCGTTAAATCCAACTGCCAGACATGGATTTATCTGCAAGCGGATGATAAGGAAACCTTGCAGGAGGTGTGCGACAAGCTGGGCAAGTACACCACCAGCGCCTATCAGCTTTCCAGCCAGCATGGGAGGTATGTCAACCCATCCAGCTCCCACAGCATCAGCCTTGTGGCAAGGGAGCTTTTGACAACGGACGAAATCCGCAGAATCCAGCGGC includes:
- the arsA gene encoding arsenical pump-driving ATPase translates to MKQFDLQHLNLTKYLFYTGKGGVGKTSIACATAVTLADNGKKVLLVSTDPASNLQDVFSTELDSSGVPIAEVPGLVVANLDPIQAAAQYRESVVAPYRGKLPESVIINMEEQLSGSCTVEIAAFNEFTNFITDEAAAREYDHIIFDTAPTGHTLRMLQLPSAWSNFISESTHGASCLGQLSGLEDKKEMYKQAVATLADGKLTTLVLVSRPEGSPLKEAERASKELADLGVHNQLLIINGVLSAFDDGISESLYAKQQKALADMPAELKDTATYFVPLRAYNITGMENVRNLLQKDSFTLSGETLHTTDIPTLRKVIDDLDASGKKVIFTMGKGGVGKTTIAAAIALGLSAKGKKVHLTTTDPAAHLKFVMDETSGITMSHIDEKEELRRYQEEVLKKARKTMSEDDVAYVEEDLRSPCTQEIAVFRAFAEIVDRAENEVVVIDTAPTGHTLLLLDSTQSYHREVKRTQGDIPESVKKLLPRLRNADETAVIIVTLAETTPVFEAMRLEEDLKRAEIATKWWVINSSLYATETGNQLLKAKASHEIEWINKVDELSHGHFSVIQWSAEDVKGSNLLSPLGGE
- the arsB gene encoding ACR3 family arsenite efflux transporter, with the protein product MEKGKQNQGIGFFERYLTVWVLLCMAAGILIGKFLPVIPSFLGRFEYAQVSVPIAILIWLMIFPMMLKVDFKSIKNVGKNPKGLFVTWVTNWLIKPFTMFGIASLFFFAIFKTLIPADLAKDYLAGAILLGAAPCTAMVFVWSHLTKGDPAYTVVQVATNDLIILMAFTPIVAFLLGVSGISIPWDTLLLSVVLFVVIPLTAGIITRTQLIKHKGADYFNHTFLPKWNNITVVGLLLTLIIIFSFQGNVILENPLHIVLIAVPLIIQTFLIFFIAYLASKALKLPHNIAAPAGMIGASNFFELAVAVAIALFGAQSPVALATIVGVLTEVPVMLILVKIANNTKKWFPAESS
- a CDS encoding metalloregulator ArsR/SmtB family transcription factor translates to MGNKYAENVGLFKALADTNRLMIVDMLSCGELCACKILEKFHITQPTLSHHMKILCDCGLVSGRKEGKWTHYSLNNDKAQDLKNFLNSITTDKEDCICKEGECTCGKG
- the mobP3 gene encoding MobP3 family relaxase; amino-acid sequence: MSLLVYKQRFKNPNYKSTAGKNYAHVRYIATRPRVAKNEGMNHGLFGKLSPGPVTEFEDWRDAARLVFANSKKHITMYRSVISFDEETAAELNLTDQKAWQRYIENHMMTIAEKNNIRREHLQWACALHKEKRHPHIHVVFWDTSSRVKNPFTPPAVPNAIRKQLIKDTFAERIRAYGEQKNKSTAELRSISNELVDEFEQHLRRLGKDQYKRLRDDYDEENELSGSFDFDDVVLNETADRVFRLKSALPPTGRIAYQLLTPEIKAEVDKLVAYLLENVPALREQKESYIDSKMKMALLYGGSDEYLGSLRNRFAGEADKIIANRVLGMVKTLNRLDYEIKSGEYQSARRSYFAEQMLMEALDMLSGLTRDNDSRFDDWEKKNGRELSKDAKKELFLKLQDKGYEH
- a CDS encoding helix-turn-helix transcriptional regulator; the protein is MDLAQKFKQLRTGRGISVYKLSKETDISENYIRKIEKGTSQPSVLVLEKLLKRLGTTISEFYNESNDVLYPTAYERELVESVRVLSQEKADAVLHFAKLMAK
- the arsD gene encoding arsenite efflux transporter metallochaperone ArsD codes for the protein MKTMSIYEPAMCCETGICGVGVDPELLRISTVFHNLQKNGITASRFNLNSAPQAFINNTDINKLIMGDGVGSLPATVIDGKIVKTKAYPTNEEIAAWLEIPASYLEAIETKKSDGGCCCAEGCCQ
- a CDS encoding DUF4406 domain-containing protein produces the protein MVYIASPLHGDYNTNIKNAVEYCRLAGEQGVLPIAPHIIFSQWCNDTIPEQREQGLQLGLALLEKSDELWVMGTTFSQGMQGEVTFAMEHKIPIFFVTHPHDPAHYPISADENRLLTSLDCTPESRQESYEGQFVVLRHEHLKPEYRTSRNQIWTVTHGPGCRPDYVHSDTIHLTHPVDGDRMAVGRGDVWGVPAPETINCIRQTYPEFDTALQPAAEPEGELCR
- a CDS encoding VirD4-like conjugal transfer protein, CD1115 family, coding for MKKKEKLILGSIIIGLGTIFNLFFTAALHGLLSHRVRTLTLLPLWDCIAGLFTQRQQLLLFLSFEGFLCLCCVLFWVQNNRPYQSELVQVAEDIFTPAPVGQYQHGSARWLREEEKGKVFGTQIIHPANPIIRKLLDTGFDDLPFVKKSENEDMLLEQVETGQGTAAQDKPAAPPVPINPKEEKEELIQDEGFETVDYDLAAAHLTKEQPQDTPAVPQDKPKQEKEKADPYKLFDEGGIVVGTEKISSKELGEPSERLYYIPDDTHTLTIGATRSGKTRCLVIQSICMLGLAGESQIISDPKAELFHYTSTFLKKLGYEVICLDFKNPEKSTRYNLLQPVIDAVNKGDMERAEMYAWDITNILVGDDVSNEKIWENGEKSTIAAAILCVVADNKKRPEYQNLTNVYWFIAEMSKSVGGKTPMSEYMKKLPSSHPARALMSIAEVAPSRTKGSFDTSALTTLRLFTSRSVYAVTHKSDYNISEIGQKKQALFMILPDEKTTYYPIASLMVSQLYELLVRQSDQRGGRLERRVNFVLDEFGNFTKLNDFPNKLTVAGGRGCRFNLYLQSFEQLSLKYDKETAAIVKSNCQTWIYLQADDKETLQEVCDKLGKYTTSAYQLSSQHGRYVNPSSSHSISLVARELLTTDEIRRIQRPAQIVISRSHPAMMNAPDLSQWYFNQMCGLGGKEHNRLVREAREAARPVLSKMTGDIPLWNIWVYYAKDLQMKEAQQKSQAFASQMGAIFSEKGFRKGGSKHNEKEDGTDD